The following DNA comes from Gimesia sp..
TGGAACCTCCAACACGGTCGTCGTCGGCGAACAGTCAGGTCAGGTGAATGGTCAGGACAGTCGTTCTAACTACTATGGTGGCTGGAGTGGTATGGGAACCTCTGCCAAAATGAATACCCTGGGCAGTGGCTCAAACTGGGGATCGGGAACAACCACCGTCATGTATTCCGTGAACAGTTTCTGGAACTCGGGAGCCGGTGATGAAGCCTACCGTACCTATGGGGCAAATACGGTACTCGGCTCTTATCACACTGGAGGGACGCATGTGCTGCTCGTCGATGGTAGTGTCCGTTTCGTATCAGATAACATGGACTTCGGAACTCTGGCGAATCTCTGTTCCAAGAACGATGGGCAGGTATTGGGTGAATTCTAATCAACCTTTCAGGAAGATATGAATACAGACCCGTGATACACCACGAAAGCCCCCGGTCACCCGGATCGGGGGCTTTCCTCATGCTGAGATAAACTGATTTTTCTAACAGGATCAATTGAAATTATGTTACAGCGATTTGAGATGCCGAACGCGTTCCTGGCTGCCGTGCTGCTGACTGTCGTAACCACTTTGAGTGGATGTGGCAGCGCGGAAGAAGGTAAGAAGAAAGCCGAAGTTACAATTACCATTACCCACAATGGTTCCCCCGTGACAGAGGGAAATGTACGCCTGATGATGACCGGCAAGGGAGAAGGCGCAGTAGGGCCCTTGAATGAATCCGGGCAGGTTGAACTGCAGGAAGTCATATTGGGAAATTATTCCGTTGCCGTGACTCCTCCTGAAGGAACTCCGGATAACCCGATTCCTGAAAAAGAGTATCCGAACATTCCCAAACAGTATCGGACTCTGCAGGAAAGTCCTCTCAAGGCTGACGTCAAAGCTGGTACGAATGAATTTACATTCGATCTGAAATAGTAGTTACAACTCGCGATGGCTCAGTGATGGAAACTGGAACCACCGGCTTGCGGTTCATGATCCGGACGCTGAGCAAAGTAGTCGATGGCATGCTGCAGATCACCCAGCAGCATGTCTGCCATGTCGCGGGTGAAGCCTTCCTTGCAGACGCACCGCAGTACCGCCAGATCTTCCCGATTCTTCGGGAAGGTATAGGCGGGAACCAGCCAGCCTCGTTCGCGAACTTTGTCGGATATGTCAAACACGTTGAAGTTCGCTTTTTCGTTGGTGGTGAAGGCGAACACGGGAATGTCGCTGCCGTCGGAAATCAGATCGAACGGCCCCAGCTTCTCGATACCCGCTGAGAGGTACATCGCCACATCCTGCGACGTCTGGTGAATCTCGCGATAACCTTCATGTCCCAGTCGCAGGAAGTTGAAGTACTGCGCCACCACCTGGTTGCCGGGACGGGAAAAGTTCAGCGCAAAGTTGGGCAGGTCTCCCCCCAGATAGTTACAGTGAAAGATCAGTTCCTCGGGCAGTTCCTCCCGGCTGCGCCACAACACCCAGCCGACACCTGGATACACCAGACCGAACTTGTGCCCGGATGTATTGATTGATTTTACCAGTGGCAGGCGGAAGTCCCATTCCAGATCGGGTTGCAGGAATGGTGCGACGAATCCGCCGGAAGCCGCATCGACGTGAATCGGCACGTCCCAGCCGGTCTCCGCGTTGAGTTTCGTGAGTGCGTCGTTGACCTCTTTGACATTTTCATACCGACCGTCAAAGGTGCTGCCCATAATAACCACCACGCCGATGGTGTTTTCGTCGACCAGCTTGACGGCTTCTTCCGCGGTCAGGCAGTAACGATCCCCTTCCATGGGAACGAAACGGGGTTCGATTTCCCAGTAACGACAGAATTTTTCCCAGCAGACCTGCACGTTGATGCCCATGACCATGTTTGGTTTATCTGCTGGTTTGCCCTGGGCTTCGCGGCGCTTGCGCCAGTTCCATTTCAGCGCCATGCCACCCAGCATCGCTGCTTCACTGGAACCGATGGTCGAGCAGCCGATCGAGTTTTCCTCTGAAGGAGAATTCCATAACTGGGCCAGCATGTTGGTACAGCGGAGTTCGATTTCCGCCGTCTGCGGATACTCGTCCTTGTCGATCATGTTCTTGTCGA
Coding sequences within:
- a CDS encoding glutamate decarboxylase; this encodes MLHGQKNPHEDDRDSVITPAYGGRYIREPVPKYQMPQDGLPPKVAYNLIRDELILDGNSRLNLATFVTTWMEDEARQLMSETFDKNMIDKDEYPQTAEIELRCTNMLAQLWNSPSEENSIGCSTIGSSEAAMLGGMALKWNWRKRREAQGKPADKPNMVMGINVQVCWEKFCRYWEIEPRFVPMEGDRYCLTAEEAVKLVDENTIGVVVIMGSTFDGRYENVKEVNDALTKLNAETGWDVPIHVDAASGGFVAPFLQPDLEWDFRLPLVKSINTSGHKFGLVYPGVGWVLWRSREELPEELIFHCNYLGGDLPNFALNFSRPGNQVVAQYFNFLRLGHEGYREIHQTSQDVAMYLSAGIEKLGPFDLISDGSDIPVFAFTTNEKANFNVFDISDKVRERGWLVPAYTFPKNREDLAVLRCVCKEGFTRDMADMLLGDLQHAIDYFAQRPDHEPQAGGSSFHH